TACcggtgcattttatttttgccTATTATCCTGTTTATGGTGGTGATCTGCATTGATGGCTGATGAAAAAAGTCTTCCTTCTCTTGAGTGGTGGAAGTTGAACCTTTGAGGTTGTTCAGGGAACTTATGATTTGGGGATTGAGCTCTCAAAGATTTGTTGGGACATTTGATTCGTTCTAGTTGGATTACAGGTATAAAATTTGCAGTTCTTCCCAAAGTGTGCTACTTAACCATTTGAGCCGTTAAGAAGAGCATATAGTTTGAAGAACATAGAGCATGATATCTGATTTACTTTTGGATTCCATTATGTGGCTCGTAAATCATGTTCCCGCTAGTTTTTATCTCATTTGGTCCTATTGTTAATTGAACCGGTGACATGAACCATTTTACTCACGAGGATAGGGTGGTGTCGAAATGGGATTGTTCAGTTATTACCTGGTGAGCGAAACTCTAAAAATATCTTAATCAAGTGTATTGTAGAGTACAGATCCATTCAACATTCTTCTTCTCCATACCCAAATTCAGATCATGCATATTATCTTCAGGCTCTACCAAAACAGTTGTGGAACACCAGGAAGGTGGAATAAAGAGTGAGTGTCTATTATGAATTGCAATGTCTGGAAATTGCTCGTCCTTAACACTTTCATCACAAAATGACTTGGATGATGACTTGGTTCGGATGAGGAAGCCTGTATGGGACCTTGAGGGATTATGGAGAATCTTATAGTCTCGTGCTGTTCACCTTACTAATCTACTGGCCTATGAAGTGCAATAATGTGATGAATTATGTTGGGACAATTTAGAAAGCATGGCTTTAAAGGTTGCAGAAAGTGACTAACTTTTCACAACATGCCAAGGTGGCATTCATTTCTAAATTGGCTTTGGGACCAAAAAAGTAGCTCGATTGTTTAAAATACCCACTTTCCTTCTGTATGATCAAGCGGGGAGAGTCAAATACCCAAATTCGTACTCTAATCGATATTGCTTCAGCAGTCTCAGTAGCTCGACTCACTCAGAATTTAAATTTTGTTGGCTTTTAGAGTGATAAATGATCATCTGCAGATTAAGGTTAGGCACGGTAGAGTAGCAATTTTAGATGAAACTGAACCACATGTTGGACTGAATTCTTGCTTATTTCACGTCCTTAGTTGCTAGTGCGTGAGAGGATAATGGTACCTCTCTATGTCTAGTACTCTTGTTTTCAGTGGCTAGTTTGCTTCTTTAGTTCTACGTCAAGCGCTCTGAACTTCAGTTATTTTCTTGTGATTCAATACAAGGTTTCAAGACAAAGATCGATCCAAGTATACCAACTTTGACACACATTCAACGTGAAGATGGACACTTTCTCGTGCTGATTCGACGCGAGTATTCGACCGTACAGGACATCAGTTTGAAGTACAGCATTACTGCAGCCTGTATATAAGTTTGGGTGGAGAACACCGCTGATGCACCCACGTGGTTGTGGAATGTGGGGATGCTCTCATTTCCAAGGGGGGGTCTTCGCATATGACATACGTTTAGAACTGATCACCGTGAAGCAGTGTAGGTTTCTTTTCACAGCATGCAGCCGTAACTATAATTAGTTCAAATTTCATGTGTAACTAATACACCGACGCACGCGTTGCGTGTTTGTacgatattttttataatttatttggtttatatttaaatgaagatcaaaatatatttataagaaatagtgagtAGCTACactttaattttgatatatgaacttaaaaaataaatagaaaaaaagaataaaaaaaacccAAGTAGGAATTAACCTTACAACCTTTTGGTTAAAAAACAAAGACTTTATCCGCTAAACTACGTATGACTTTCAATAATATTTTAacactttattaatatatataattaatgaaatagaccatgacaccaaaagTTAGTAACTATAAAGGTATCTTGCTTAATAAGATAGTATAGATAACAATTTTGAGACATAGGTTACACCCCCCCTGGCTTTTCAATTTTGCTCGTGTCCCGAAGAATTCTATTGCTCCGATCTGTGGGCATAACTGACTTCACTACTCCCAAAAGGTTGGTTACTGTTGAGATATTCGGCTTTCCTATGCTTATCTTGGTTGGATTTAGGACAACACCGTCCGGCTTTGCCATGGAATCAGATGTTATGATCACATAAAAGCCGAGTAATGTTGCGTTTGAGATACTGAACAGAATGAATTTAAAAGAGTTCGAAAAATTAGCTTTTTTGGCGACTGCTGATAAGTTTACTTcaacttccataaacaaataCCTTACTAGATTCTATATTTACTAATACACCAATACAAAGGAATGGCTTTCACTTTAAGGCAAAAGAGGGGAAACGTGAGGATCACTTTGCATGAGCGCCATGCGTTCGCGAAGCCCATATCCCAAACACAAGAAACCAGAAAACAAACAGTATTGCCCAGTAGCGTGCAGGCCCGTATTTGATTCGTGTCAGCACAAACTGCAGATGTAAGAAAAAAGAATGTTTACGGCTTGAAGACATACCAACAATTGAAGCAAAACtgtaaaatgtaaattttgacAAATTTTAGAATCTACAAACCAAAGTAGCATGTTTGGGACATTGCcttctgtttttcaatttttgaatcGAATATTCCTTTTGTTTTCATTGTTCAGCCAGAGGATAACCCCAGAATAATGAATAAATCTCAAACGCAATGCGTTTTATTGACTCCTAAAAGGGTAACtttattcaagaaaataaaaGGTGCATGAACTTACAAAACGAAAGAAAACCACCACTGTCAATGCACAgatgcctccgagaagaataTGAAGGCCATTTTTGGCAGTTTTCTGCAAAATATTTGACAGAAAGGAGAAACAAGGCGGTCAGCTTGAATTGTCGTTGCAACAAAATCCAATTGAGAGCTACCATGATAAGCAGAATTAGCGACATTCATAAAGCACAAAAATTATTTTGCTCCAGCTGACTCATTTTTTATGAATCAATTAATTTTCAACTATTACATAGAACTATTAGCAAAACTTAGTATTTGCCAAAAGAAAATCTAAATATCACTTTGGCTTAATGAAGTTCACAACCATTGTTTCTGTCCGACTGATTGCACAGGCAAAACCTAATTTATCAAGTAATCGGACTTCAGAGATACCTGCCCACAAACCTGTCAGCATAGCACACAATGAATGGAGCAAGAATTTTAACCACTGAATTGAGTATTAGTAGTCTCAAGCGTGATTCTACTCAGTTAAACTACAAGATGTGACACATACACATGCATACAAGCAGCAGACTCGGAGTTCTAAAGCATGCTCAATCTATCATGTAATTAGCATCAGGTAGAACTAGCAATTACAATCATAATATGGTGcaggaaaaaattaatataagaaAAAAGACATAGTTTTTGAGAACCCTAGGAAGGTACAGCCACTCCACCAATCACCTTTCCAACATGAGGAGCAATGAGCCATGCAAGTGTAACAGTCAGTAGGCCGGTAGCAAGCAGGATCCCAGTACCTTCTACGGCCCATTTAGTAGCAGTATTTTCAGTAGGGGTGTCTTCTTCCACGACTACATTAGAAGCCGCAGGCTGTTCGCTGACCACTTGAGATGTAGTGACAGAGTAGCTATTATGAGGATTGAACCACAGAGAAATTTCACTTAACCTTTGCCTTCGAATAGCAGCAACAGCATCAGGATCCACACCCAAATGTGTTTGGGATGGTACAGGATTAGGCTGCCCATTAGCAACCCTTTCCATCAGAGCTTCATATTTTTTTAGAGAAACCAATATCCTTTTGAAGTCCGCCAATTTTACGTTTTTTGCCAAAGATCCACAAATTTCACACACTGTTGATCCATGGTTGATAAACCACTTGAGTGCACATGCATAATGCGCCAGGGCAAGGTCACTTTTGCAAGAACATCCAAGATCAACGAGTCTGTCATGAAAGTCATCAACACCCATTTCTACATCAGCTGTACAGAGAAAAACCTCTCCACTTGGGCTAATAAATTCAACCAACTCAGACCCCTTTAAATCTTTTATGCAAGAgcgattattttcagtatttttTAAGCCAACTTTGAGATTAGATTTCACCTCCTCGTTGACATCATTTAGTTCATGTTGCGGAGGGGAGATACCCAAAAATTCTAGTGCAGCACTTCCCCTTCTGTCTGGTTCAACACATTGACAAACTCGACAAGTTCCCAAACCTACATCGTTACCTACTCTATGATAGGAGCCACTGTCCCTCGGTTCTTCATTCTTGATTGGCAAACAAAATTCCGTACCACCTTCACCAGTTTGACGGGACATTATTTCGTATGTAACCTTACAAGAGGTGGTCCAAATAACGCATCTTAATTCCTTTCCTACCAGTACGATCTTATAATAAAAAATGTGGATAAGGTGAACTCTGCAACTCACATATATCACTGCATAGGAAAGCACCAAAGTCCAGTCCAAACAAAGTTTTTGTTCAATTTCAACTTCAGCAATATAGGCAGTATAGCAGCGAGGAAAGATATCCTTCGAACTTCGCAAAAAACTTCATTCAATCTCTTCCTCATTAAGAACAAAAAGTTAAGGTGCAGCCCAAAAAGTAGAGTCTCTTAGTTCTAAACCCTTGTTGATTTTAATAGTGCTAGAGCGACGACATTTATCGTTGCATACAGAACACTTCAGCTCCAAGTTCCCTGGCTCAAGCTCTTTGAAAAAAAGGACCATCAAGGACTGTTCAGAAAAGAAAAGGCTGTAAATTAGAAAAAATTTACCATTAGCAATGTTCTAAATGGAGGCCGCCTTGGCGAGAGGCGGCCATCGACCACACCACCTTTGCCTTAGGCAGTTCTGTAGGCGGTAGAAGATGAGCAGGGGAAGGCGAAGAGGTCA
This sequence is a window from Primulina tabacum isolate GXHZ01 chromosome 17, ASM2559414v2, whole genome shotgun sequence. Protein-coding genes within it:
- the LOC142531484 gene encoding uncharacterized protein LOC142531484; its protein translation is MSRQTGEGGTEFCLPIKNEEPRDSGSYHRVGNDVGLGTCRVCQCVEPDRRGSAALEFLGISPPQHELNDVNEEVKSNLKVGLKNTENNRSCIKDLKGSELVEFISPSGEVFLCTADVEMGVDDFHDRLVDLGCSCKSDLALAHYACALKWFINHGSTVCEICGSLAKNVKLADFKRILVSLKKYEALMERVANGQPNPVPSQTHLGVDPDAVAAIRRQRLSEISLWFNPHNSYSVTTSQVVSEQPAASNVVVEEDTPTENTATKWAVEGTGILLATGLLTVTLAWLIAPHVGKKTAKNGLHILLGGICALTVVVFFRFFVLTRIKYGPARYWAILFVFWFLVFGIWASRTHGAHAK